From Chryseobacterium sp. H1D6B, a single genomic window includes:
- a CDS encoding 5'-nucleotidase, lipoprotein e(P4) family: MKNFSPIIASCFLIFIISCKTAVPVSKISVQNAPYQNLERNGKIYASFYQQRAAEYEALCLQAYNIARLRLDEARAQKSDKPLAIISDIDETFLDNSYYAVERAKMGKDYDQATWEEWTAKGIAKPLTGSQEFYQYAADQGIQVFYITNRMEKERAGTLKNLKKYNFPLQNDTNLILKSKESSKENRRKDIAKNYKIVLLLGDNLADFSDIFDKKSEADRSAAVKNSADDFGKKFIIIPNMGYGDWESAFYNYRYDYPDQQKDSMMYDAVKVTP; encoded by the coding sequence ATGAAAAATTTTAGCCCCATCATCGCAAGCTGTTTCCTTATTTTCATCATATCATGCAAAACAGCAGTTCCAGTCTCAAAAATTTCTGTTCAGAATGCACCTTATCAAAATCTTGAGCGCAATGGGAAAATATATGCATCATTTTATCAGCAAAGAGCCGCTGAATATGAAGCTCTCTGCCTGCAGGCATACAATATTGCAAGACTCCGTCTGGATGAAGCCAGAGCACAAAAATCAGATAAACCCTTAGCTATCATTTCAGATATCGATGAAACCTTTTTAGACAACTCCTATTACGCTGTTGAGCGCGCAAAAATGGGAAAAGATTACGACCAGGCCACATGGGAAGAATGGACTGCTAAAGGCATCGCAAAACCACTTACAGGTTCTCAGGAATTTTATCAGTATGCGGCAGACCAAGGCATTCAGGTCTTTTACATCACCAACCGTATGGAAAAGGAACGTGCAGGAACTCTTAAAAACTTAAAAAAATATAATTTTCCTCTTCAAAACGACACTAATCTTATCCTTAAATCAAAAGAAAGCAGTAAGGAAAACAGACGAAAGGATATTGCTAAAAATTACAAGATTGTCCTGTTGTTAGGGGACAATCTTGCCGATTTCTCTGATATATTCGATAAAAAATCAGAAGCAGATCGGTCAGCAGCAGTGAAGAATTCTGCAGATGATTTCGGTAAAAAATTCATCATTATTCCAAACATGGGTTATGGAGACTGGGAATCTGCATTTTATAATTACAGATATGATTATCCAGACCAGCAAAAAGATTCGATGATGTATGATGCTGTAAAGGTTACTCCTTAA
- a CDS encoding GIY-YIG nuclease family protein, with translation MCHCYILYSKSLDKYYIGHSCEDLQERLRKHLSNHKGFTAKSKDWNIVYYEVFDSKIEAYTREREVKAWKSKSKIQKLINDSQNIEHPDF, from the coding sequence ATGTGTCACTGTTACATCCTTTATTCTAAATCTTTAGACAAATATTATATCGGACATTCTTGTGAAGACCTGCAGGAAAGACTGAGAAAACACCTTTCAAACCATAAAGGATTTACTGCAAAAAGCAAAGACTGGAATATTGTTTATTATGAAGTTTTCGATTCTAAAATTGAAGCATACACAAGAGAACGTGAAGTAAAAGCATGGAAAAGCAAATCTAAAATCCAAAAACTCATTAATGATTCACAAAATATAGAGCATCCCGATTTTTAA
- a CDS encoding GIY-YIG nuclease family protein, with translation MCHCYILYSKSLDKYYIGHSCEDLQERLRKHLSNHKGFTAKSKNWNIVYYEVFDSKIEAYTREREVKAWKSKSKIQKLIND, from the coding sequence ATGTGTCATTGTTACATCCTTTATTCTAAATCTTTAGACAAATATTATATCGGACATTCTTGTGAAGACCTGCAGGAAAGACTGAGAAAACACCTTTCAAACCATAAAGGATTTACTGCAAAAAGCAAAAACTGGAATATTGTTTATTATGAAGTTTTCGATTCTAAAATTGAAGCATACACAAGAGAACGCGAAGTAAAAGCATGGAAAAGCAAATCTAAAATCCAAAAACTCATTAATGATTGA
- a CDS encoding N-acetylmuramoyl-L-alanine amidase: MRKTLYIIGLSAFVFSCAPQKNIKKNTYKPKTPVVQPKTAGNTQTPDKPKPQITNDHGVEFFTTNIADPAKNDNTASYGSIVSAKPAGYKVVKTYFPAVAQNFRQRYLILHYTALPDDKSITVLSQQAVSAHYLVNNMGDNEIYQLVDENKRAYHAGVSSWRNDKNLNDTSIGIEIVNTGYTSDASGKRIFAPFNDDQIKKVSALVKDIVARYQIPATNVLAHSDIAPTRKQDPGPMFPWKKLYDDYQIGMWYDEPVKQNFFALAGTDFAVRYNEPAFIFSIQTMLQKFGYGVDPSGKWDDPTKKTIEAFQYHFRPQNYDGIMDAETWAVLQALNQKYPMK, translated from the coding sequence ATGCGTAAGACATTATATATCATCGGATTAAGCGCTTTTGTGTTTTCGTGTGCTCCACAGAAAAACATTAAAAAAAATACTTATAAACCAAAAACTCCCGTGGTACAGCCAAAAACGGCAGGAAATACCCAGACGCCGGACAAGCCGAAACCACAGATTACAAACGATCACGGTGTAGAGTTTTTCACAACGAATATAGCCGATCCTGCTAAAAATGACAACACGGCCAGTTATGGTTCTATCGTTTCTGCCAAACCTGCCGGATACAAAGTGGTAAAGACCTATTTTCCGGCCGTAGCACAGAATTTCAGACAGAGATATTTAATATTGCATTATACGGCTCTGCCGGATGATAAATCTATTACAGTGCTTTCACAGCAGGCAGTAAGTGCACATTATCTTGTAAATAATATGGGAGATAACGAGATTTATCAATTAGTAGATGAAAACAAGCGTGCTTATCATGCAGGAGTAAGCTCTTGGAGAAATGATAAAAATCTTAATGATACTTCCATCGGGATTGAGATCGTAAATACAGGATACACATCGGACGCTTCAGGGAAGAGAATATTTGCTCCTTTCAACGATGATCAGATAAAAAAAGTGTCGGCTTTAGTGAAAGATATTGTTGCAAGGTATCAGATTCCGGCTACCAATGTGCTGGCTCATTCAGATATTGCGCCTACCAGAAAGCAGGATCCGGGACCTATGTTTCCGTGGAAAAAATTGTACGATGACTATCAGATCGGAATGTGGTATGATGAACCAGTGAAACAAAACTTTTTTGCTTTGGCAGGAACTGATTTTGCGGTAAGATACAATGAACCTGCATTTATTTTTAGCATCCAGACCATGCTGCAGAAATTCGGATATGGAGTAGACCCGAGTGGAAAATGGGATGATCCTACTAAAAAAACAATTGAAGCCTTCCAATACCACTTCCGTCCTCAGAATTATGATGGAATCATGGATGCCGAAACATGGGCAGTACTGCAGGCTTTAAATCAAAAATATCCAATGAAATAA
- the aspA gene encoding aspartate ammonia-lyase, translating into MEDFRKESDLLGELNVPVNAYYGVQTQRAIDNFKISGQLLSSYPAFIRGLAFVKKAAAKTNYELGLLNEDLYFKIAETCDELIEGKLHEQFPVDMIQGGAGTSINMNANEVIANRVLEKLGKNKGEYEFCSPNDHINLSQSTNDAYPTAIKMGLLQMNEGLVEKLEKIVDAFRAKGEEFHDVIKMGRTQLQDAVPMTLGQEFEAYAANLEEDISKLNNNAGLFVEVNMGATAIGTGINAPVGYAALCAKNLAQITGSPIVSAPNLVEATPDTGSYVIYSSAMKRLAVKLSKICNDLRLLSSGPRAGFFEINLPPMQPGSSIMPGKVNPVIPEVVNQVCYKVIGNDLTVTFAAEAGQLQLNVMEPVLSHAIMENINFLSNALDTLREKCIVGITANKEVCLNMVKHSIGIVTALNPYIGYKQSTQIAKEALESGNSVYNLVLEKGILSQEKLDEILDPKNMLKPHNK; encoded by the coding sequence ATGGAAGATTTCAGAAAAGAAAGCGATTTACTAGGAGAACTGAATGTGCCTGTAAATGCTTATTATGGAGTTCAGACCCAAAGAGCAATTGATAATTTTAAAATTTCGGGACAGCTTCTTTCCTCTTATCCAGCTTTTATCAGAGGCTTGGCTTTTGTGAAAAAAGCAGCAGCGAAAACTAATTATGAATTAGGCCTATTAAATGAAGACCTTTATTTCAAAATAGCAGAAACCTGTGACGAACTTATTGAAGGGAAACTTCATGAACAGTTTCCTGTAGATATGATTCAGGGAGGAGCGGGAACTTCTATCAATATGAATGCAAATGAAGTAATTGCTAACAGAGTTTTAGAAAAACTTGGAAAAAATAAAGGGGAGTATGAATTCTGTTCGCCAAACGATCATATTAATCTTTCCCAGTCAACCAATGATGCATATCCTACTGCCATAAAAATGGGACTGCTGCAGATGAACGAAGGTTTAGTAGAAAAACTTGAAAAAATTGTTGATGCTTTCCGTGCAAAAGGAGAAGAGTTTCATGATGTGATTAAAATGGGAAGAACACAGCTTCAGGATGCAGTTCCTATGACTTTAGGACAGGAATTTGAAGCCTATGCCGCCAATTTAGAAGAAGATATTTCTAAATTGAATAATAATGCAGGCCTTTTCGTTGAAGTGAATATGGGAGCTACTGCGATCGGGACAGGAATAAATGCTCCGGTAGGCTACGCTGCTCTTTGTGCAAAGAATTTAGCACAGATTACAGGATCTCCAATTGTTTCTGCACCCAATCTAGTAGAAGCGACGCCGGATACAGGATCTTATGTGATCTATTCTTCAGCAATGAAACGTCTTGCTGTGAAATTGTCTAAGATCTGTAATGATTTAAGACTTCTTTCTTCCGGACCAAGAGCTGGTTTTTTTGAAATTAATCTTCCTCCGATGCAGCCGGGTTCATCTATCATGCCTGGAAAAGTAAATCCTGTGATTCCAGAAGTGGTTAATCAGGTGTGTTATAAAGTGATAGGAAACGACCTTACCGTGACCTTTGCAGCAGAAGCTGGACAATTGCAGTTGAATGTAATGGAGCCGGTTCTTTCCCACGCGATCATGGAGAATATCAATTTCTTAAGTAATGCATTAGACACGCTTCGTGAAAAATGCATCGTTGGAATTACTGCCAATAAGGAAGTGTGTTTAAACATGGTAAAACACAGTATCGGTATTGTAACGGCTCTTAACCCTTACATCGGGTACAAACAGTCTACACAGATCGCAAAAGAAGCTTTGGAGTCAGGAAACAGTGTTTATAATTTAGTATTGGAAAAGGGCATATTGTCTCAAGAAAAATTAGACGAGATCCTTGATCCTAAAAACATGCTGAAACCGCATAATAAATAG
- a CDS encoding glycosyltransferase family A protein translates to MKFLIIIPAHNEEAHLAFTLDSLQRQTFKDYKVIVVNDGSSDRTPEIIKKYTSQDPRFETIDLQKSGHQPGSKVVSAFKKGLAAQNMNDFEGVCKFDADVILPDNYFQSIEKAFQENPKYGLVGGLLYVEKNGEWVYEGNSNKKHVRGPMKAYRKECFLEIGGLRETLGWDNIDSILLEHLGWKEVVLPELHVKLLKTKGSDYTVKQSDYYGRYFYFLGLNRFLAYISSSKEAVRSRSVPFFFQIIQSYENCRSKHLELKITKEEQEIINKQRWNLLKKKWLKM, encoded by the coding sequence TTGAAATTTTTAATTATTATTCCTGCCCATAACGAAGAAGCTCATTTAGCATTCACTTTGGATTCTTTACAAAGACAAACTTTTAAAGACTATAAAGTGATTGTGGTGAATGACGGGTCATCAGACAGAACACCTGAAATCATCAAAAAATACACTAGTCAGGATCCGCGTTTTGAAACCATTGATCTCCAGAAATCAGGACATCAGCCGGGTTCAAAAGTAGTCAGTGCTTTCAAAAAAGGACTTGCAGCTCAGAATATGAATGATTTTGAAGGTGTCTGCAAGTTTGATGCAGATGTCATTTTACCGGATAACTATTTTCAGAGTATAGAAAAAGCCTTTCAGGAAAATCCAAAATATGGATTAGTAGGAGGTTTGCTGTATGTCGAGAAAAACGGAGAATGGGTGTATGAAGGAAATTCCAATAAAAAACACGTAAGAGGTCCAATGAAGGCCTACAGAAAAGAATGTTTTCTTGAAATCGGCGGATTAAGAGAAACATTAGGCTGGGATAATATAGACTCTATTTTACTCGAACATTTGGGTTGGAAAGAAGTTGTTCTGCCGGAACTTCATGTAAAATTACTCAAAACTAAAGGAAGTGATTATACAGTAAAACAGTCGGATTATTACGGCAGATATTTTTACTTTTTAGGACTGAACAGATTCTTAGCTTATATTTCTTCTTCAAAAGAAGCAGTGAGAAGCAGGTCGGTCCCATTTTTTTTTCAGATTATACAATCTTATGAAAACTGCAGATCAAAGCATTTAGAATTAAAAATCACCAAAGAAGAACAAGAGATTATCAACAAACAGCGATGGAATCTACTGAAAAAGAAATGGCTGAAGATGTAA
- a CDS encoding lipopolysaccharide biosynthesis protein, which yields MSVVARQGFKYSIIGYIGFLLGTISAIFIFPNDFEFYGKLRYILPTAEMLVPFVVLGISYSNVKFFHKVEKDGKKQNMLSLSLLAVLINFILFTAVFFILPFFYPKFTKLEAWKTKEIILPLVVLLSFCAVFNKYTSNYKRIVVSNIFDNLFPKIANLGAFCLFFYFALSQKIAFAFFFGMFSLMLFGYIYYTNKLEKIQLDFSTDYFKKDNFWKEFSNYSFFGFLGTFGNYLAINSFMIGEFMGMEENGIYAVLYALISLISIPQLGLFNISAPIISKTLAEGDMEELDRFHKKTSLTLYFLGAVLFSCIMVGFPYLTHFMPKNGTMLREYEPVVWIWGSAVLIDLATGFNGNIISLSKYYRFNILVMLLLAGLTIGLNYYFIKNTELKLIGIALSTAISLTTYNVIKIAFNYIVFKVSPLSIEMIFVSIICTLAITVAIVLPNFNNNFINLLYKPTVVILLIYIGNHFTKIFPIEDYLNMRFIKSILKFK from the coding sequence ATGAGTGTAGTAGCAAGACAAGGATTCAAATATTCCATTATCGGTTATATTGGCTTTTTGTTGGGTACAATTTCGGCCATATTTATTTTTCCTAATGATTTTGAATTTTACGGAAAACTGCGCTACATCCTTCCTACTGCGGAAATGCTGGTTCCTTTTGTGGTATTGGGAATTTCTTATTCTAATGTAAAATTTTTCCATAAGGTAGAAAAAGACGGTAAAAAGCAGAATATGCTCTCTTTGTCGCTCCTGGCTGTTTTAATTAATTTCATACTCTTCACAGCGGTATTTTTTATTCTACCTTTCTTTTATCCAAAATTCACAAAACTAGAAGCCTGGAAAACCAAAGAAATCATTCTTCCCTTGGTTGTACTTCTTTCATTCTGTGCTGTTTTTAATAAATATACTTCCAATTACAAGAGAATTGTTGTCTCTAATATTTTCGATAATCTTTTTCCTAAAATAGCTAACCTAGGTGCTTTCTGCCTGTTTTTCTATTTTGCCTTATCGCAGAAAATTGCTTTCGCATTCTTCTTTGGAATGTTTTCTCTGATGCTTTTTGGGTACATTTATTACACCAATAAATTAGAGAAAATCCAGCTGGATTTCAGTACTGATTATTTTAAGAAGGACAATTTTTGGAAAGAATTTTCAAATTACAGTTTTTTTGGGTTTCTAGGAACTTTCGGGAATTATTTAGCCATCAACAGCTTTATGATCGGCGAGTTTATGGGAATGGAGGAAAACGGGATCTATGCCGTGCTGTATGCCCTTATCTCTCTTATTTCTATTCCTCAGCTTGGATTATTTAATATTTCCGCCCCTATCATCAGTAAAACTCTTGCCGAAGGAGATATGGAAGAGCTTGACAGATTTCACAAGAAGACTTCTTTAACTTTATATTTTTTAGGCGCTGTACTGTTTTCATGCATTATGGTAGGTTTCCCGTATCTTACTCATTTTATGCCTAAAAACGGAACCATGCTCCGTGAATATGAGCCTGTAGTCTGGATCTGGGGCTCTGCCGTTTTAATTGATCTTGCCACTGGTTTTAATGGAAATATCATTTCACTTTCTAAATATTACCGTTTTAATATTTTAGTAATGCTTTTACTGGCCGGGCTGACGATCGGTTTAAATTATTACTTTATTAAAAACACAGAGCTAAAATTGATCGGTATTGCATTATCTACCGCTATTTCATTAACGACTTACAATGTTATTAAAATCGCTTTCAATTATATCGTGTTTAAAGTTTCTCCTTTAAGTATTGAGATGATTTTTGTTTCTATTATCTGTACTTTAGCGATTACTGTTGCCATTGTGCTTCCGAATTTTAATAATAATTTCATCAACCTGCTGTATAAACCTACAGTGGTAATTTTATTAATTTACATCGGAAATCATTTCACTAAGATATTCCCTATTGAAGATTATCTGAATATGAGGTTTATTAAAAGTATTTTGAAATTTAAGTAG
- a CDS encoding FkbM family methyltransferase, with amino-acid sequence MSLYQRIAEKLQYISPDFYKKRYFKNLNNLTKDNFSTRNVEPELVWIKEYLSKNAVILDIGANVGTFLYQLESKLNHENIYGFEPNKKLYRRLKRLFPTMHVLPLALSDENMTAEFKVPVINGKITASRGTLNTSYKEKGEERSHTEKVKVIKLDDWAAIEHFHRLDFIKIDVEGNEMKTLSGAKKIIKQFMPVLMVEMEQRHHETPIWNDISEVENWGYDARYLNRNTFVLEKLTEEILIQNTSDEKNKTDYINNIIFTPKNL; translated from the coding sequence ATGTCTTTATATCAAAGAATTGCAGAAAAACTACAATATATAAGTCCGGATTTTTATAAAAAAAGGTATTTTAAAAATTTAAATAATCTTACTAAAGATAATTTTTCGACACGTAATGTAGAACCAGAATTGGTCTGGATTAAGGAATATTTATCCAAAAATGCAGTCATTCTAGATATTGGTGCAAATGTTGGAACTTTCCTTTATCAGCTGGAAAGCAAGCTCAATCATGAAAATATTTATGGTTTTGAACCTAATAAAAAACTGTACCGCCGTTTAAAAAGATTATTTCCCACGATGCACGTGCTGCCACTGGCACTGTCTGATGAAAATATGACAGCAGAATTTAAAGTACCCGTCATCAATGGTAAAATTACAGCTTCCAGAGGAACCCTTAATACTTCATACAAAGAAAAAGGAGAAGAAAGAAGCCATACGGAAAAAGTAAAAGTGATCAAACTGGACGACTGGGCAGCGATAGAACATTTTCACAGGCTGGATTTCATCAAAATAGATGTAGAAGGAAATGAAATGAAAACCCTTTCCGGAGCTAAGAAAATCATCAAGCAGTTTATGCCGGTTTTAATGGTTGAAATGGAACAGAGGCATCATGAAACCCCGATCTGGAATGATATTTCCGAAGTGGAAAATTGGGGATATGACGCCAGATATTTGAACAGAAATACCTTTGTTCTTGAAAAACTTACTGAAGAAATTTTAATACAAAATACAAGCGACGAAAAAAATAAAACCGATTACATCAACAATATTATTTTTACCCCAAAAAACCTTTAA
- a CDS encoding DUF2461 domain-containing protein has protein sequence MSAVISPKTFEFLKKLTKNNNREWFNENKRLYTESQENVIAFLEGLIKEMGGFDENLSKIDPKKALFRIYRDTRFSKDKIPYKTNFGASLGMGKGSQKGGYYLHLEPGKSFLAGGIYMPESSVLREVRKEISLYGSDFLKILDNKDFKKYFPELDQNDKLKKIPQGFEKEDPMAEHLKLKSFIAVYNLKDEEVLDTNASENLTKIFKLLKPLNDFLNAPFL, from the coding sequence ATGTCTGCTGTAATCTCTCCTAAAACTTTTGAATTTTTAAAAAAATTAACCAAAAATAATAACCGGGAGTGGTTTAATGAAAACAAGCGTCTTTATACAGAATCACAAGAAAACGTCATTGCTTTTCTTGAGGGTCTGATTAAAGAAATGGGCGGATTTGATGAAAACCTTTCAAAGATTGATCCTAAAAAAGCATTGTTCAGAATCTACAGGGACACCAGATTTTCAAAAGATAAAATTCCTTATAAAACAAACTTCGGAGCATCTCTAGGAATGGGAAAAGGAAGCCAGAAGGGTGGCTATTATCTTCATCTTGAACCTGGAAAATCATTTTTAGCAGGAGGTATCTATATGCCGGAATCTTCTGTTTTGAGAGAAGTAAGAAAAGAGATTTCATTGTATGGCAGTGATTTCTTAAAAATTCTGGATAATAAAGATTTTAAAAAATATTTTCCTGAACTAGACCAGAATGATAAGTTAAAGAAAATACCTCAGGGTTTTGAAAAAGAGGATCCTATGGCTGAGCATTTAAAACTTAAAAGCTTCATTGCTGTTTATAATTTGAAAGACGAAGAAGTTTTAGATACAAATGCCTCGGAAAATCTGACAAAAATTTTCAAACTGCTTAAACCTCTGAATGATTTTCTTAATGCTCCTTTCTTATAA
- a CDS encoding ABC transporter permease, translating to MKLTNLFRIAWKALLRNKLRAFLTMLGIIIGVASVIAMTAIGEGSKKSISDQLSSMGSNMITIRPSSNVNVSGGARIGATGLQTLKPADADAIAKGSPDISYVSPAVQTNGQSINGANNWPTQLQGVNVDYFSIRDWNVSSGTLFTKKDVTSSNKVCLLGQTVVTNLFPNGADPIGSIIRFNKVPMKVIGVLAAKGSNTFGQDQDDVIIAPFNTVQRRFLGITYVQTIYASSTNENTSQQATDEASEVLRKQHKLPSDGSNDDFSIRTQAELISTMSSTSQLLTVLLSAIAGISLIVGGIGIMNIMYVSVTERTKEIGLRMSIGARGKDILYQFLIEAILISITGGVIGVILGVLVSELVTTFLSWPTFITESSILISFIVCAVTGVFFGYYPALKASKLDPIEALRYE from the coding sequence ATGAAACTCACAAACCTTTTCAGAATCGCTTGGAAAGCACTTTTAAGAAATAAGCTCCGTGCCTTTCTTACGATGCTCGGGATCATCATAGGTGTTGCATCTGTTATTGCGATGACTGCAATCGGTGAGGGTTCAAAAAAAAGTATCAGCGACCAGCTATCCTCTATGGGTTCCAATATGATCACCATCCGTCCGTCCAGCAATGTGAATGTTTCGGGCGGAGCGAGAATTGGGGCAACCGGACTTCAGACTTTAAAACCGGCGGATGCTGATGCAATTGCTAAAGGATCTCCAGATATTTCATATGTTTCTCCCGCAGTACAGACCAACGGACAATCCATCAACGGAGCCAACAACTGGCCGACACAGCTGCAGGGCGTTAATGTAGATTATTTCAGCATCCGTGACTGGAATGTTTCCAGCGGAACATTGTTCACAAAAAAAGATGTCACTTCTTCCAACAAAGTATGCCTTCTAGGGCAGACTGTAGTAACAAATTTATTTCCAAACGGTGCAGATCCTATCGGAAGCATTATCAGGTTTAATAAAGTTCCTATGAAAGTAATCGGAGTTCTTGCGGCTAAGGGTTCTAACACCTTTGGACAGGATCAGGATGATGTCATTATTGCCCCTTTTAATACAGTTCAAAGAAGGTTTTTAGGAATCACGTACGTACAGACCATTTACGCTTCTTCCACGAATGAAAACACATCCCAGCAGGCCACTGACGAAGCTTCGGAAGTTTTAAGAAAACAGCACAAACTTCCTTCAGACGGCAGCAATGATGATTTTTCCATAAGAACCCAGGCCGAGCTTATTTCTACCATGAGTTCCACAAGCCAGCTTTTAACCGTCCTTTTATCGGCCATTGCAGGAATTTCTCTGATCGTAGGAGGTATCGGAATTATGAATATCATGTATGTATCAGTTACGGAAAGAACCAAAGAGATAGGCTTAAGAATGTCTATCGGAGCAAGGGGAAAAGATATTCTCTACCAGTTTTTAATTGAAGCCATTCTCATCAGTATAACGGGCGGAGTGATTGGAGTAATTTTAGGGGTTCTTGTTTCAGAACTTGTGACCACTTTTCTCTCTTGGCCGACATTCATTACAGAATCATCAATTCTTATCTCATTTATCGTCTGTGCCGTGACAGGAGTGTTTTTCGGGTATTATCCGGCTTTAAAAGCTTCAAAACTTGACCCTATCGAAGCATTGAGATATGAATAG
- a CDS encoding ABC transporter ATP-binding protein has translation MAEKILEIVDLKRDFKMGEETVHALKGVTFSVERGEFVTIMGSSGSGKSTLLNILGCLDKPTSGDYSLDGVNIKNLDRDELAVLRNQKIGFVFQSYNLLARTTALENVELPLLYNSKISTDERHNRALNALTAVKLENRIDHLPNQMSGGQQQRVAIARALVNEPVMILADEATGNLDTRTSYEIMSLMQDLNSQGRTIVFVTHEPDIAMFSGRTVTLRDGKVIKDVKNEDIRSAKDALSSLPVSDDYK, from the coding sequence ATGGCTGAAAAAATTCTTGAAATTGTCGATTTAAAAAGAGATTTCAAAATGGGTGAAGAAACTGTACATGCTTTAAAAGGTGTCACATTTTCTGTAGAAAGAGGCGAGTTTGTAACGATCATGGGAAGCAGCGGTTCCGGAAAATCTACGCTGCTTAATATCTTAGGATGCTTAGATAAACCTACAAGCGGTGATTACAGCTTAGACGGTGTGAACATCAAAAATCTTGACCGTGATGAACTGGCTGTTTTAAGAAATCAAAAAATTGGTTTTGTCTTTCAGTCTTATAATCTTCTTGCAAGAACAACAGCACTGGAAAACGTAGAACTTCCCCTGCTTTATAATTCAAAAATATCTACAGATGAACGCCACAACAGAGCACTGAACGCATTAACCGCCGTAAAATTGGAAAATAGAATCGACCACCTTCCCAATCAAATGTCTGGAGGGCAGCAGCAGCGGGTAGCCATCGCCAGAGCACTGGTGAATGAACCGGTAATGATTTTGGCCGATGAAGCTACTGGAAATCTGGATACAAGAACTTCTTATGAGATCATGTCCCTTATGCAGGATCTAAACAGCCAGGGAAGGACAATCGTTTTTGTAACGCATGAGCCTGATATTGCAATGTTTAGCGGCAGAACGGTCACTTTAAGAGATGGAAAAGTAATAAAAGATGTGAAAAACGAGGATATAAGATCTGCAAAAGATGCCTTAAGCAGCCTGCCCGTAAGTGATGATTATAAATAG